A genome region from Arachis duranensis cultivar V14167 chromosome 6, aradu.V14167.gnm2.J7QH, whole genome shotgun sequence includes the following:
- the LOC107492458 gene encoding probable polygalacturonase, with the protein MQLFLNCLQRFLATASQQHRRNTHMKGLVAVLLLVALSTALESNGEEYSLGPCEQKARNNARPHSVSILEFGAVGDGKTLNTVAFQNAIFYLKSFTDKGGAQLYVPSGKWLTASLNLISHLTLFLERGATIIASQEYDHWDVVDSLPSYGRGINVPSGRYRSLIYGQNLTDVVITGDNGIIDGQGSIWWELFKSHSLNHSRPHLVEFVDSVDVTISNLTFLNSPAWDIHPVYCSNVQILNITATAPAESPYTSGIVPDSSQNVCIESSNISTGHDAIVLKSGWDRYGVAFGKPSSNVHIRGAYLQSSSGAGLAFGSEMSGGISDVTAEQLHILNSRIGIELKTTKGRGGYMKGILISDADLVNIDLGISMSGNTGLHPDEEYDPSALPVVDGITFKNMIGSNITVAGNFSGLIDSPFTTICLSNLNFSVSSSWSCSNVIGFSSEVFPEPCPELHNSDSKSSSCFSSLYSPSSYISSLFNQHPQES; encoded by the exons atgcaactGTTCCTCAACTGCTTGCAGAGGTTTCTTGCAACTGCTTCTCAACAACACCGGAGGAACACACACATGAAAGGTCTA GTGGCTGTGCTTTTGCTTGTAGCATTGAGCACTGCACTGGAAAGCAATGGAGAAGAATATAGTCTTGGGCCATGTGAGCAGAAAGCAAGGAACAATGCTAGGCCTCACAGTGTTTCCATCTTGGAATTTGGGGCAGTTGGAGATGGGAAAACTTTGAATACAGTTGCATTTCAAAATGCTATATTCTATCTCAAGTCATTCACTGATAAGGGTGGTGCTCAACTATATGTTCCTTCTGGCAAATGGCTAACTGCAAGTTTAAACCTTATTAGCCACCTCACTCTCTTCCTTGAAAGAGGAGCTACCATCATTGCATCTCag GAATATGATCATTGGGATGTTGTGGATTCTCTCCCATCTTATGGTCGGGGAATTAATGTTCCAAGTGGGAGATATCGCAGCTTGATTTATGGACAGAATTTGACTGATGTGGTGATTACAG GTGATAATGGAATTATTGATGGTCAGGGTTCTATCTGGTGGGAACTTTTCAAATCACATTCCTTAAATCACAGTCGACCGCATCTTGTAGAGTTTGTTGATTCTGTTGATGTCACAATTTCCAACTTGACATTTCTAAACTCTCCTGCATGGGACATTCATCCAGTATATTGCAG CAATGTCCAAATTCTGAACATAACAGCTACTGCACCTGCTGAATCTCCATACACAAGTGGTATAGTCCCAg ATTCTTCTCAGAATGTTTGTATTGAAAGCAGCAACATTAGCACTGGTCATGATGCAATTGTGCTAAAGAGTGGATGGGATCGGTATGGTGTTGCCTTTGGAAAACCATCCTCAAATGTCCACATCAGGGGTGCTTACCTACAATCATCATCCGGCGCCGGCCTAGCATTCGGGAGTGAGATGTCCGGAGGTATATCTGATGTAACTGCAGAGCAGCTTCATATACTCAACTCCCGCATTGGCATTGAACTGAAGACAACTAAGGGAAGAGGTGGCTATATGAAAGGCATCCTAATTTCTGATGCAGATTTGGTAAATATTGATTTGGGTATCAGCATGAGTGGAAACACTGGTCTCCATCCAGATGAAGAGTATGATCCAAGTGCACTTCCTGTTGTTGATGGCATTACTTTTAAGAACATGATTGGTTCAAATATCACTGTTGCTGGAAACTTTTCAGGTTTAATTGATTCACCATTCACAACAATTTGTCTTTCAAACTTGAATTTCTCTGTCAGTTCTTCATGGTCTTGTTCTAATGTGATCGGTTTCTCCAGTGAGGTGTTTCCTGAGCCATGTCCTGAGCTTCATAACTCAGATTCAAAGTCTTCCTCTTGCTTTTCTTCTCTATACTCACCCTCTAGTTATATCTCGAGCTTATTCAATCAACATCCACAAGAATCATAG